The region GCCGCCATCTGCCGGGCGACCGCGGCACCGGCCGCATGGGCTCTCACGTGCGCCGCCAGTCCGGCCACGGCCGCGAGTCGGTCCGCGTCCCTGGCCGCCACCGGGTAGCCGGCCTGCCGCAACTTCGCCAGGAGGCTGTGGAAGGGCGCACAGTAGGCGACCTCCGCCGGGCCCGCCGCCCGCCTCAGGCTGGCTCGCTCGCCCCGGCTGCCTTCCAGCGCCTCCCACCAGGCGACGAGGAGGCCCGAGGATTCGTCCCCTTGCGTGAAGATCCGGCCGATGCTCTGCTCTGCCATCACCCCTCCTTTCTCTTCTTCGGAGCCGCCTTCGCCGCTGCCTTGAGCGGCAGCCCCAGGGTCTCTCTCAGCTTCTTGCCCCGCAGCACCTTCTGGAGGTCGCGCCAGGCGAGCGCGATGCGCTTGGGGTCGGCGGCCTCGAAGGCGCCGGTCTGGGACAGGTCGTCGAAGATCCGCTCCGCCGTGCGGACGAGGAGCCTGTGCCATGCCTCGACCTCCGGCACGACATCACCCCCAGTCTGCAAGACCTCTCGAATCCTCGGGAGGGCGCCGAAGAACGCCGGCTCCGTCTCCTGCCAGAGCCGGCCCGAAACGAAGGAGAGGTCGCCCTTGACGTCACTCCCCGGCTTGAACAGGGCCTTGCGGACGTGGCTGCGGGTCTCGAAGGCGGCCACGTCGGCGCCGCGGACCAGGGACGCAGCGCGGAAGGCGAAGTCCTCGCGGATGTCCTCGGGACAGGCGAAAAGCGGCATGGTGCTGTCGTGCCAGCAGCGCGC is a window of Thermodesulfobacteriota bacterium DNA encoding:
- the casB gene encoding type I-E CRISPR-associated protein Cse2/CasB, which gives rise to MAEQSIGRIFTQGDESSGLLVAWWEALEGSRGERASLRRAAGPAEVAYCAPFHSLLAKLRQAGYPVAARDADRLAAVAGLAAHVRAHAAGAAVARQMAAAKTPGAGARVSGLRFRRLMAVADRDELYPLLLRVVRLLDGTVNLVDLARAVYWWNERTKKEWAYEYYAAAPSEL